The Saprospiraceae bacterium genome includes a window with the following:
- a CDS encoding efflux RND transporter periplasmic adaptor subunit, whose product MQKLILLIVPALIIYISCKQQSAPEIQPVNQTSQLISVMLAPVESSKESDIISAPGVVKSESEAMPSFKTGGIIASTYVKEGDFVRKGQLLARLVLTEIDAQVSQAEESLIKTQRDFDRVNNLYKDSVATLEQLQNITSALVMAKNTAEIARFNRSYSEVKAPINGRVVKQIMRTGEIAGPGMPVFAILGTQSSDWKITTGLTDKDWARLKTGDTAEVEFDAWPGKKYPAVIKEKTSVAGAGSGRMDVTLKLKTQPTDMAAGMLCNVFIKPSNKENLILIPIEALVKTNGNKAWVYTIENGNAKKISIQTGNIYNDKISVLSGLDLIKEVVTVGSVYLEEGDRVQIVNK is encoded by the coding sequence ATGCAAAAATTAATCTTATTAATCGTTCCGGCTTTGATAATATATATAAGCTGCAAACAACAAAGTGCCCCTGAAATTCAGCCGGTCAATCAGACATCCCAATTGATATCCGTTATGCTGGCTCCCGTAGAATCATCCAAAGAGTCGGACATCATATCCGCTCCCGGTGTTGTCAAAAGCGAATCCGAAGCAATGCCTTCCTTCAAAACCGGTGGTATCATCGCTTCCACTTATGTGAAAGAAGGGGATTTTGTTCGTAAAGGACAATTACTTGCAAGACTCGTGTTGACCGAAATAGACGCTCAGGTAAGTCAAGCCGAAGAATCACTGATTAAAACCCAAAGAGATTTTGATAGAGTCAATAATTTGTACAAAGACAGTGTTGCCACGCTGGAACAATTACAAAATATAACTTCTGCACTTGTTATGGCAAAAAACACAGCAGAAATTGCCAGATTCAACCGATCCTACAGTGAGGTAAAAGCACCGATAAACGGAAGAGTTGTTAAACAAATAATGCGTACCGGAGAAATTGCAGGACCGGGTATGCCGGTATTTGCCATCTTAGGTACACAAAGTTCTGATTGGAAAATAACAACAGGACTTACAGACAAGGACTGGGCAAGACTTAAAACAGGCGACACAGCGGAAGTCGAATTTGATGCTTGGCCAGGAAAAAAATACCCGGCAGTTATTAAAGAAAAAACATCCGTCGCAGGAGCCGGATCAGGAAGAATGGACGTCACCTTAAAACTCAAAACCCAACCAACGGATATGGCAGCAGGCATGCTTTGTAATGTCTTTATAAAACCATCCAACAAAGAAAATTTAATATTAATTCCCATCGAAGCATTGGTTAAAACCAATGGAAACAAAGCATGGGTTTACACAATCGAAAACGGAAATGCCAAAAAAATATCTATACAAACAGGCAATATTTACAATGATAAAATAAGTGTCCTTTCAGGCTTAGACCTTATAAAAGAAGTGGTCACAGTCGGTTCAGTGTATCTGGAAGAAGGAGATAGAGTTCAGATAGTCAATAAATAA
- a CDS encoding TolC family protein: protein MNVIYNILKLTTLSLCLAQLANAQNFDQLIISSWDNNAQLKSKNFELRQAELALSESKRMYGPTVSFQTQYTLASGGRLIELPVGDLVNPAYNALNILTQSNNFPMIQNEEIYFLPNNFYDSRFSIKQPIYYPELSINKELKKEQVTLKQLEIKAFKRFLSKEVMQAYIRYQSLQKMVQIIVNADTLLMETAKITDRMLKNGITVPAAAYRIKAEMAALERQKTEVSGNLENAHDYLKFLTGKDELSDFTKLQMLNEMPDLSTSTEDKREEILQLEQALKMNQLALKKEDMYYQPKLGLGLDVGSQDFDFGWSPYVLMGLNLEINLFDSGRHKKRKEQVNAEITSRESQKQYAEDQFQLQKKMALTQLNSSLKQYENYKPTLENARKLYKDVSVRYKEGTANYLEITDASKNLTQTELEYSILKDMVWQKWAEYIYATAAYPIQ from the coding sequence ATGAACGTCATTTATAATATTCTGAAATTAACTACCCTTTCTCTATGTTTGGCACAACTTGCAAATGCTCAAAATTTTGATCAGCTGATCATTTCTTCCTGGGATAACAACGCCCAACTTAAATCAAAAAATTTTGAGCTTCGTCAGGCTGAACTGGCACTTTCTGAGTCAAAACGGATGTACGGACCTACGGTTTCATTTCAGACCCAATATACGCTGGCAAGTGGCGGTCGTCTGATTGAACTTCCGGTCGGAGACCTTGTCAATCCGGCATATAACGCTCTGAATATTCTGACTCAGAGCAATAATTTTCCTATGATCCAAAATGAAGAAATCTATTTTCTGCCTAATAATTTTTATGATAGTCGTTTCAGCATAAAACAGCCTATCTATTACCCGGAACTTAGTATCAACAAAGAATTAAAAAAGGAACAGGTAACACTTAAACAATTAGAAATAAAAGCCTTCAAACGATTTCTTTCTAAAGAAGTAATGCAGGCATATATCCGCTATCAAAGTCTTCAAAAGATGGTTCAAATTATCGTAAATGCTGATACACTATTGATGGAAACAGCAAAAATTACGGACCGAATGCTTAAAAACGGCATTACCGTGCCGGCAGCTGCATATCGTATCAAAGCAGAGATGGCTGCATTGGAAAGACAAAAAACAGAGGTATCCGGAAATCTGGAAAACGCACATGATTACTTAAAATTCCTAACCGGAAAAGATGAATTATCAGACTTTACCAAATTACAGATGCTCAACGAAATGCCTGATCTGTCGACCAGTACTGAAGATAAAAGAGAAGAAATATTACAATTGGAACAGGCTCTCAAAATGAATCAACTGGCTCTCAAAAAAGAAGATATGTATTATCAACCTAAATTGGGATTAGGTCTGGATGTGGGTTCGCAGGATTTTGATTTTGGATGGTCACCTTATGTTTTGATGGGATTGAATCTTGAAATAAACCTGTTTGACTCGGGTCGTCATAAAAAAAGAAAAGAACAGGTAAACGCTGAAATAACATCCCGGGAATCTCAAAAACAATACGCCGAAGATCAATTTCAACTACAGAAAAAAATGGCTCTTACACAACTGAATTCATCTCTGAAACAATACGAAAACTATAAACCTACTCTCGAAAATGCAAGAAAATTGTACAAAGATGTGTCGGTGAGATACAAAGAAGGAACAGCAAACTATCTGGAAATCACCGATGCAAGCAAGAATCTGACCCAAACAGAACTTGAGTACAGTATCCTGAAAGATATGGTGTGGCAAAAGTGGGCAGAGTATATTTATGCAACCGCTGCCTACCCTATTCAATAA
- a CDS encoding TetR/AcrR family transcriptional regulator has translation MGITERKERERTELKELVLLKAKEILDKEGFEKLSIRRIAKAVEYSPATIYLYFQDKDEIIYELMEMGFELMGKVLADAFGETDPVEKIRKIGYGYVRFGLENPDWYDLMFNSQKPMNHIERCQSEWGHGIGLFEYLVATCDELTKSRKDITSEPRILALQLWSTVHGLVTLAHSQRLEIVEKGNHNALITATIDNSIHHLFSK, from the coding sequence ATGGGAATCACAGAAAGAAAAGAAAGGGAGCGAACAGAATTGAAGGAACTTGTACTTTTAAAAGCCAAGGAAATATTAGATAAAGAAGGATTTGAAAAATTATCGATCAGAAGAATAGCAAAAGCTGTGGAATACAGTCCGGCCACTATATATCTGTATTTTCAGGACAAAGACGAAATCATCTATGAACTGATGGAAATGGGCTTTGAACTGATGGGCAAAGTTTTGGCAGATGCATTCGGAGAGACAGATCCGGTTGAAAAAATCCGAAAAATCGGATATGGTTATGTACGGTTTGGTTTGGAGAATCCTGATTGGTATGACCTGATGTTCAATTCACAAAAACCAATGAATCACATAGAAAGATGTCAGTCAGAATGGGGACACGGTATTGGCCTTTTTGAATATCTGGTGGCAACTTGTGATGAATTGACAAAATCACGGAAAGATATCACTTCTGAACCCAGAATTCTGGCATTACAGCTCTGGAGTACGGTGCATGGTTTGGTGACTCTGGCACATTCTCAAAGGCTGGAAATCGTGGAGAAAGGAAATCATAATGCACTTATAACTGCTACGATAGACAATTCGATTCATCATTTATTTTCCAAATAA